The following coding sequences are from one Candidatus Eisenbacteria bacterium window:
- the mce gene encoding methylmalonyl-CoA epimerase, with protein MSSRPTPRDPASGSRLSHIAIATPNADALAKTLVKALGGQPAGEELLDAGALRVVFVRVGTVMFELLEPRSPEHTVARFIEKRGAGLHHVSLEVPDVQRALDVARAAGAEAIDSAPRPGAHGSKVAFLHPKSFGGVLFEVSEPGEEA; from the coding sequence GTGAGTTCCAGGCCCACACCTCGCGATCCAGCATCGGGGTCGCGCCTCTCCCACATCGCCATCGCGACTCCGAACGCCGACGCGCTCGCGAAGACGCTCGTAAAGGCGCTCGGCGGCCAACCCGCCGGTGAGGAGTTGCTCGACGCGGGGGCGCTGCGCGTGGTGTTCGTGCGGGTCGGCACCGTGATGTTCGAGCTGCTCGAGCCCCGCTCGCCCGAGCACACGGTGGCGCGGTTCATCGAGAAGCGCGGTGCGGGACTGCATCACGTGAGCCTCGAGGTGCCCGACGTCCAGCGTGCGCTCGACGTCGCTCGCGCCGCCGGAGCCGAAGCGATCGACTCGGCTCCGCGGCCTGGAGCGCATGGGTCCAAGGTGGCATTCCTGCACCCGAAGAGCTTCGGCGGCGTGCTGTTCGAGGTTTCGGAGCCCGGCGAAGAGGCGTAG
- a CDS encoding choice-of-anchor D domain-containing protein yields MTLLALTTLRLQASADTALYRVNCGGPAVAALDGGPGWTSDTAGAGASPYTNATATGDNVFGSSATIQPPHASVPAYVPLAVFADERWDPGTAPEMQWEFPVPNGTYRVNLMFTEAYEGTQFVGARRIDVACEGVVRLDDFDSYAAFGGYTPGMESFIATVSDGGLSLELRHTAFDDPAIRGIEVVTLSASGVLAPSSGSVGFGTIVVGQTSVPHQVVLTNLGAPGDPTLTISGITNSGPFAHTLTSQSLAPGQSRAFNVTFSPLAAGAATGSIEIAHDGNDSPLTIALNGQGTSTPVISFGKTVLTGTVLTNPTSLQFGPDGRLYVAQQNGLIRIYGVARSGPNQYAVTSTETIFSVQALQNHDDDGSVNSGLETRLVTGLLVTGTATNPVIYVTSSDPRIHVAGDINLDTNSGILTRLSWNGASWDHLDLVRGFPRSENDHATNGMALDVANQRLYLAQGGNTNMGAPSNNFSFLPEYALAGAILSVDLAAIGNTTYDLPTLNDEDRAGVNDANDPFGGNDGKNQARLVPGGPVQVHSPGWRNPFDLVVHSSGRLYAIDNGPNAGWGGPPIGEGPGSGCTNADNDNNSATLVDNLHLIPAAGFYAGHPNPTRASTANTFNATIPQSPVASGNPVECEYLEPGVPVASGGDGALATWNFSTDGIVEYRASNFAGQMQGDLLAGSFNNSVERVALSVNGDSTRLVQTLFSNVGNTPLDVTAQADADTFPGTIWVAEFIDNQIIVFEPTDYEGGGFVCDGTDNPALDEDGDGYDNADEIDGSSNPCSAADLPADFDHDFTSDLNDPDDDDDGILDIADAFARDATNGAATLPIEYSWDAGSPGFGFFGLGFTGLMVDGTTDYLAMYDPVLITAGGAAGKFTVDAVTAGDALGALDNQRYAFQFGIATTSATGPFRVRSRVSSPYFGGLAPSGSQSLGIVIGDGGDDDYLKLVLTGDAGSPALEVVHEVAGVVISTLYPAPGFLAGTGVDLLLDVDPSSATVQPRAGMFGQPDAALGAPIVLAPGSALHAAVTGAPPLAVGVIATSRGAAPFSATWDFYDVLPIALVGVERPSQPLALRLLPSFPNPAVGGTTLRFELPRSAHVRLAVFDVSGARMRTIEDGERSAGAHALRWDGRDERGRSLPAGIYFGRLEVDREVRTQRIAVIR; encoded by the coding sequence TTGACGCTTCTCGCGCTCACGACCCTTCGACTGCAGGCGTCGGCCGACACCGCGCTGTACCGCGTGAATTGCGGCGGCCCCGCGGTCGCGGCGCTCGACGGCGGCCCGGGGTGGACCAGCGACACCGCAGGCGCCGGCGCCTCGCCCTACACGAATGCCACCGCGACCGGCGACAACGTGTTCGGCTCGAGCGCCACGATTCAGCCCCCGCATGCATCGGTCCCCGCTTACGTGCCGCTCGCGGTGTTCGCCGATGAGCGCTGGGATCCCGGCACCGCCCCCGAGATGCAGTGGGAGTTCCCGGTGCCGAACGGCACCTATCGCGTGAACCTGATGTTCACCGAAGCCTATGAGGGCACGCAGTTCGTCGGCGCGCGCCGCATCGACGTGGCATGCGAAGGCGTGGTGAGGCTCGACGACTTCGACAGCTACGCAGCGTTCGGCGGCTACACACCCGGGATGGAGTCGTTCATCGCAACGGTCTCGGACGGCGGACTCTCGCTCGAACTGCGTCACACCGCTTTCGACGATCCCGCGATCCGCGGAATCGAAGTCGTCACGCTCAGTGCCAGCGGCGTGCTCGCGCCGTCGTCCGGCAGCGTCGGATTCGGGACCATCGTAGTCGGTCAGACCTCGGTGCCGCACCAGGTGGTACTCACGAATCTCGGCGCCCCGGGTGATCCGACTCTGACGATCTCGGGCATCACGAACAGCGGACCGTTCGCCCACACGCTCACGTCGCAGTCGCTGGCGCCGGGTCAGAGCCGCGCGTTCAATGTGACGTTTTCGCCACTCGCCGCAGGAGCCGCCACGGGGTCGATCGAGATCGCACACGACGGCAACGACTCGCCGTTGACGATCGCGCTGAATGGTCAGGGCACCAGCACACCGGTGATCAGCTTCGGCAAGACGGTGCTGACCGGCACGGTGCTCACCAATCCGACCTCACTTCAGTTCGGCCCCGACGGCCGGCTGTACGTCGCGCAGCAGAACGGGCTGATCCGCATCTACGGGGTCGCCCGCAGCGGCCCGAATCAGTACGCGGTCACCAGTACCGAGACGATCTTCAGCGTTCAGGCGCTTCAGAACCACGACGACGACGGCAGCGTGAACTCGGGGCTAGAGACTCGGCTCGTGACCGGACTGCTGGTGACCGGGACCGCGACCAACCCGGTGATCTACGTGACCTCGTCGGATCCGCGCATCCACGTGGCGGGCGACATCAATCTCGATACCAACTCGGGCATCCTGACGCGCCTGAGCTGGAACGGCGCGAGCTGGGACCATCTCGACCTGGTGCGCGGCTTCCCGCGCTCCGAGAACGATCACGCCACCAACGGAATGGCTCTCGACGTCGCCAACCAGCGCCTCTACCTGGCGCAGGGCGGCAACACGAACATGGGCGCTCCGTCGAACAACTTCTCGTTCCTGCCCGAGTACGCACTCGCCGGCGCGATCCTGTCGGTCGACCTGGCCGCGATCGGCAACACCACCTACGACCTGCCGACCCTCAACGACGAGGATCGCGCCGGCGTCAACGACGCGAACGATCCGTTCGGCGGCAACGACGGCAAGAATCAGGCGCGACTGGTACCCGGCGGTCCGGTGCAGGTGCACTCGCCCGGGTGGCGCAATCCGTTCGACCTGGTCGTGCATTCGAGCGGCCGGCTGTACGCGATCGACAACGGTCCCAACGCCGGCTGGGGCGGCCCGCCGATCGGCGAAGGCCCCGGCAGCGGCTGCACCAACGCCGACAACGACAACAACAGCGCGACGCTGGTCGACAACCTGCACCTGATTCCGGCCGCCGGGTTCTACGCCGGGCACCCCAATCCGACGCGCGCGAGCACCGCGAACACCTTCAACGCGACGATTCCGCAGTCGCCGGTCGCGTCCGGCAATCCGGTCGAGTGCGAATACCTGGAGCCGGGCGTTCCGGTCGCCAGTGGCGGTGACGGCGCACTCGCGACCTGGAACTTCTCGACCGACGGCATCGTCGAGTATCGCGCTTCGAACTTCGCCGGCCAGATGCAGGGCGATCTGCTCGCCGGCAGCTTCAACAACTCGGTCGAGCGCGTGGCGCTGAGCGTGAACGGCGACAGCACGCGTCTGGTGCAGACGCTGTTCTCGAATGTCGGCAACACGCCGCTCGACGTGACCGCGCAGGCCGATGCCGACACCTTCCCCGGCACCATCTGGGTGGCGGAGTTCATCGACAACCAGATCATCGTGTTCGAGCCCACCGACTACGAAGGTGGCGGCTTCGTGTGCGACGGAACTGACAACCCGGCGCTCGACGAAGATGGCGACGGCTACGACAACGCCGACGAAATCGACGGCAGCTCGAACCCGTGCTCGGCCGCCGACCTGCCGGCCGACTTCGACCACGATTTCACTTCGGACTTGAACGATCCTGACGACGACGACGACGGCATCCTCGACATCGCGGACGCGTTCGCGCGCGACGCCACGAACGGGGCCGCGACGTTGCCGATCGAATACAGCTGGGATGCCGGCAGCCCCGGCTTCGGATTCTTCGGGCTCGGGTTCACCGGGCTGATGGTCGACGGCACGACCGACTACCTCGCGATGTACGACCCGGTGCTGATCACCGCCGGTGGTGCGGCCGGCAAGTTCACGGTCGACGCGGTGACGGCCGGCGACGCACTGGGAGCACTCGACAACCAGCGCTACGCGTTTCAGTTCGGCATCGCCACCACCAGCGCGACGGGTCCGTTCCGCGTGCGTTCGCGGGTTTCGTCGCCGTACTTCGGCGGGCTTGCACCGTCCGGCTCCCAGTCACTCGGCATCGTGATCGGCGATGGCGGCGACGACGACTACCTGAAGCTGGTGCTGACCGGCGATGCAGGTTCCCCGGCGCTCGAGGTGGTGCACGAAGTCGCCGGAGTGGTCATCTCGACGCTCTACCCGGCGCCCGGCTTTCTCGCCGGCACCGGCGTCGATCTCCTGCTCGACGTCGACCCCTCGTCGGCCACCGTGCAGCCGCGCGCCGGCATGTTCGGTCAGCCGGACGCGGCGCTCGGCGCGCCCATCGTGCTGGCGCCCGGCTCGGCGCTTCACGCCGCGGTGACCGGCGCGCCGCCCCTTGCGGTCGGCGTGATCGCCACCTCGCGTGGTGCGGCGCCGTTCTCGGCCACCTGGGACTTCTACGACGTGCTCCCGATCGCGCTGGTCGGCGTCGAGCGCCCGTCGCAGCCGCTCGCGCTCCGCCTGCTGCCGTCGTTCCCGAACCCCGCAGTGGGCGGCACCACGCTGCGCTTCGAGCTGCCGAGGAGCGCGCACGTGCGGCTGGCGGTGTTCGATGTGAGCGGCGCTCGCATGCGCACGATCGAGGACGGCGAGCGCAGCGCGGGTGCTCACGCGCTGCGCTGGGATGGCCGTGATGAACGCGGCCGCTCGCTGCCGGCCGGAATCTACTTCGGACGTCTCGAGGTCGACCGCGAGGTCCGCACCCAGAGGATCGCCGTCATCCGGTGA
- a CDS encoding methylmalonyl-CoA mutase, protein MKSATKKSTRPSAPEARVTTSGIPLAPLYEAAQQPRDLARRLGRPGEAPFTRGIHPSMYRSRVWTMRQYAGFGSARQTNERFRYLLAQGQTGLSVAFDLPTQMGYDSDHALARGEVGKVGVAISCLADMEALLDELPLDRVTTSMTINATAPLLLAFYVAVADARGTPRVSLGGTVQNDVLKEYIARGTYIYPPASSLRLITDLFEFTARELPQWNSISVSGYHMREAGATAVQEVAFTLANGLAYLGAAHTRGLDVAQIARRISFFFNAHNHLFEEAAKFRAARRLWALLLRERFGVKDPEALKLRFHTQTAGSMLTAQQPLNNVVRTTVQGLAAIFGGTQSLHTNSYDEALGLPSQEAALLALRTQQVMAHESGVTDTVDPLAGSYFVEALTAEVETRARALIEKIDRMGGMIPAIETGWVQQQIHEAAYRWQREVEAGERVIVGVNRFADDAPAASPPFKPDGRVERERTAFLAQWRAERDRAACDAALARLERGALGTDNLVPPILAALTAHATLGEVCDTLRRVFGVHRPGAST, encoded by the coding sequence ATGAAATCGGCCACGAAGAAGTCGACGCGTCCATCGGCGCCCGAAGCGCGCGTCACGACCTCGGGCATTCCACTCGCGCCGCTCTACGAGGCCGCGCAGCAACCGCGCGATCTCGCGCGGCGACTCGGGCGCCCGGGCGAAGCCCCGTTCACGCGCGGCATCCACCCGTCGATGTATCGCTCGCGGGTGTGGACGATGCGGCAGTACGCGGGCTTCGGTAGCGCGCGGCAGACCAACGAGCGCTTCCGCTACCTGCTCGCGCAGGGGCAGACCGGGCTCTCGGTCGCGTTCGATCTGCCGACCCAGATGGGCTACGACTCCGACCACGCACTGGCGCGCGGCGAAGTCGGCAAGGTCGGAGTGGCGATCTCGTGTCTCGCCGACATGGAAGCGCTGCTCGACGAACTGCCGCTCGATCGCGTCACCACTTCAATGACGATCAACGCGACCGCGCCGCTGCTGCTCGCGTTCTATGTGGCGGTCGCCGACGCGCGCGGCACTCCTCGCGTTTCGCTCGGCGGCACGGTTCAGAACGACGTGTTGAAGGAATACATCGCGCGCGGCACGTACATCTATCCGCCGGCGTCCAGCCTGCGGCTCATCACCGATCTGTTCGAGTTCACCGCCCGCGAGCTGCCGCAGTGGAACAGCATCTCGGTGAGCGGTTATCACATGCGGGAGGCGGGAGCCACCGCGGTGCAGGAGGTCGCGTTCACGCTCGCGAACGGGCTTGCCTATCTGGGCGCGGCGCACACGCGCGGACTCGACGTGGCGCAGATCGCCCGCCGGATCTCGTTCTTCTTCAACGCGCACAACCACCTGTTCGAAGAGGCGGCCAAGTTCCGCGCCGCACGCCGGCTGTGGGCGTTGCTGCTGCGCGAGCGATTCGGCGTGAAAGACCCCGAAGCGCTCAAGCTGCGCTTCCATACTCAAACCGCGGGCTCGATGCTGACCGCGCAGCAGCCGCTCAACAACGTGGTGCGCACGACGGTGCAGGGCCTCGCCGCGATTTTCGGCGGCACCCAGTCGCTGCACACCAACTCCTACGACGAGGCACTCGGACTCCCATCGCAGGAGGCCGCATTGCTCGCCCTGCGAACCCAACAGGTGATGGCGCACGAAAGCGGCGTGACCGACACCGTCGATCCGCTCGCGGGTTCGTATTTCGTCGAGGCGCTCACGGCCGAGGTCGAGACGCGCGCGCGCGCGCTGATCGAGAAGATCGATCGCATGGGCGGCATGATCCCCGCGATCGAGACTGGCTGGGTGCAGCAACAGATCCACGAGGCCGCCTACCGCTGGCAGCGCGAGGTCGAGGCTGGCGAGCGGGTGATCGTCGGCGTGAACCGCTTCGCCGACGACGCTCCGGCCGCCTCGCCCCCCTTCAAGCCCGACGGCCGCGTCGAGCGCGAGCGCACCGCGTTCCTGGCGCAGTGGCGCGCCGAGCGTGACCGTGCCGCGTGCGATGCGGCACTCGCGCGGCTCGAACGCGGCGCACTCGGCACCGACAATCTGGTCCCGCCGATCCTCGCCGCGCTCACCGCTCACGCGACGCTCGGCGAGGTGTGCGACACCCTGCGCCGTGTGTTCGGCGTGCATCGCCCCGGAGCTTCGACGTGA
- a CDS encoding biotin/lipoyl-binding protein, with protein sequence MKFWVTLEGRDAEVEFRTDGDRLLLDVEGRHLEADFRRLQDGEVYSLLIEGRSYEVRVAQPERGRLDVTLGGRLLPVEVRHPLEKRLQAAQQAAGVSAGETVNAPMPGLVVAVRVKPGDRVEAGQSVVVVEAMKMQNELTVRHAGIVKDVLVAERASVSAGQALVKIGPVPA encoded by the coding sequence ATGAAGTTCTGGGTCACGCTCGAAGGGCGCGACGCCGAGGTCGAGTTCCGCACCGACGGAGATCGGCTGCTGCTCGACGTCGAGGGCCGTCACCTCGAGGCCGACTTTCGGCGGCTGCAAGACGGCGAGGTCTACTCGCTGTTGATCGAGGGCCGCTCCTACGAAGTGCGCGTGGCACAGCCCGAACGCGGGCGGCTCGACGTGACGCTCGGCGGCCGCCTGCTGCCGGTCGAAGTGAGGCACCCGCTCGAGAAACGCCTGCAGGCCGCACAGCAGGCGGCCGGAGTGAGCGCAGGTGAAACCGTGAACGCGCCCATGCCGGGGCTGGTGGTCGCGGTGCGCGTGAAGCCCGGCGATCGCGTCGAGGCGGGACAATCGGTGGTGGTCGTCGAAGCCATGAAGATGCAGAACGAACTCACCGTGCGGCACGCCGGCATCGTCAAGGATGTGCTGGTCGCCGAGCGCGCGTCGGTGAGCGCGGGACAGGCGCTCGTCAAGATCGGTCCGGTGCCGGCGTGA